The Methanofollis sp. genome includes the window ATCTTCGAACTCCGTCCCTGCCGGAATGCCGCGGTGTGGTTCACCCCGCTTCTGATCGTACACATACCCGCAGATCTTGCAGACATATCTCGTAGGGTTCCAGGGTTCGAAGCCCCAGGTGCCTATCGGCCCCTTTCCTGTCGCCCCGCAGACCGGGCAGATATAATCCTCAGGCAGGTCTTCGAACTCCGTCCCCGCCGGTATGCCGCGGTGCGGTTCGCCCCTGAGCGGAGAATACACATAGCCGCAGTGCTTGCAGATATATCGCTTCACCTTTGCCATCACGGTCCCCCGGACTCCCATGCGCCCGGGCC containing:
- a CDS encoding rubredoxin yields the protein MAKVKRYICKHCGYVYSPLRGEPHRGIPAGTEFEDLPEDYICPVCGATGKGPIGTWGFEPWNPTRYVCKICGYVYDQKRGEPHRGIPAGTEFEDLPDDYACPVCGLDPKISKYYGKVGRTQFEALEY